The Pomacea canaliculata isolate SZHN2017 linkage group LG14, ASM307304v1, whole genome shotgun sequence genomic sequence GAAAAAAACACCTTGTACCTGTTGGCACCAGAGCAGGTATAAAAATAGTGTTCAGCAAAGTCCACTGTGATTTCTGCAGTTTGCGTCTACATGACCAGATTTGGTGGAATGCACCAACAAAAGTATGTCTCTGGTCCCAGTTCTGCTAATAATTTCCAGCAAAATCTTTTGAGATTGTCACTTGTATTGTGGTGCCTATAGTCATTTTTGATGACACACTTAAAAATCTGTCTTCTTATACCTGTTTTATAATTGTGTAATTATCTAGTTTCCCTCAGATACTTATAACTGAAGTTCATCATTGCAGAGACATTTCTTCAGGAATCTTGGAGCCATTATGACATATGCCTTGATTGGAACAACAATCTCTTGCTTGGTTGTAGGGTAAGTAGAACTGTTATCAGCATAAAGCTGTTATTATTACTgccactaccaccatcatcatcatcattgcataTGAAAAGCATTCAAAAGGTCTGTGAAATAGATGAGGTTAAAATATACACTTTACGAAAAGGAAAAGGGTTCTTTGAGTTTGAAAACACTTTACAAAggttttttgtctgttttaagttttttgttgctttttacaatttttttgttgaggaaacaaaaatctgttaaaaGCCAGAATAACTTTACAGGAAGTGATTTGTTGAAAAGAGCTTAATTCTTAAGTCTTAAGCTGATCATTGTAGATATAATTATAGATATAGACACATAATCAACATGTTTGTAGCATTCTTGATTTAAAGTAGAAAagtctggtggtgcaacagttagcacctgCACCAATATAGTGAGGATTGggtgttctgggttcagatcttatcTTAGGCATCTTGTTcattctttgcatgtggcaatgtggcatctatttacaagGCTGGCTTCTTTGCTATGAcatagttgctggctccgtGTAAGACACCAGTCTCTCCTCCCTCCGATTTAAAGTAAGCATGCTGGCCTGCTTATGCTTTTATTCTACAGGGGGATCCTCTACGGCATGACAAGCTTGATGTACGACATCTCCTTCAACCTGACCGAGAGTATTTATTTTGGTGCTATAATCTCAGCCACTGATCCAGGTATCTCTGATGTGGTTGCTGggtgatatttaaatttttctttttctgaatatAATTTCTGCACTTGCTTGTTTTTAACGTGCTTTTTCTGGTTTATTCCCCCTCTGGGCAGAAGTAGAGTTGAGATAATTCTGACAGcttgttgcttttttatgtCTGTCTTATTTAAAGTGACTTTCTTGAAAGAAGTCATTTGGAAGttaccaaaacaacaaataaaatatttagaaatggatcatttattatataattagtCATCAGCTTATGCAGTTTGTCATTCACACAGTTTTGAACAAATgtgctttgaaaataataaagaaacaaatagaaAAGCTTTAAGACAATCTTCATGCTAGTCTTGCAGGCCTGTCAACATCTTGCTACTGATACCAGGTTTTAggcatttataaaaagaaatgtaaagaaaaatacttgtaaGGGCTAGAGCAAActttaaatgcattttgaaCTTGAATTTAATATAAATGAAGTGTCTTACTTGTAGttcattatgttatttttatacaaTATTCTGTAATTAGTATGAAGATATTTCTACATATGGATTTTAAATGTATACAGCTGTGTAGGGGGTGGGGTAACCAAAGTTAAGGGACTACcataaacaaatttcaaatggtgaaagtgttttttaatgattttagtTGATAGTTAAAGCCATCAGACACGTGATGCTTCCTAAGCTTAGTTTATATAGTTGTAAATTCTTGTGATGATTTCAGTGACCCCAGTAATAGATGCTATATAGTTTCacagataaatatttgtggTAACTTCAATGACACCAGTGATAGAGTTTCACAGATCAATACATTTGATGATTTCAGCGATACTAGTAATAGCCTTTCACAGATAAATACATGTGGTGATTTCAGTGACAGTTCTTGCCATATTCCATGATCTCCATGTGGATGTCGATCTGTATGCCCTTGTCTTTGGGGAAAGTGTTCTCAATGATGCTGTTGCCATCGTTTTGTCCGAGTAAGTTGACAGCAGAGCATTTTGTATGGCtatgatttgttgttttactgctgtatttttctgacattctAGTCTTTAACTTGCTGTTTAGCTTTTTTGACTGGGATTTGCCATTATTAAGGACTATTCTCCTAAACTGTGACACGTAAAGCATGGTTAACTGGCCTTTAGGACTGGGATATGGCATaatgtaagtttattttataatttttatagtcTTTAGGGAACCAGCAGAAAGTAAGCAGCTCACTGTTtacattaacttttttaaaatacattttattaatgtttgcaAACAGACATAGGAAGAAGTGCATCTCCTTAGCGTAGTTTACCATGATCGTCAAAGTTGAGAGTATTGTTTCCAATAAACAAACTGGGGAAGCCCAGTCATTATGTCACCTGTTATGTCATGAAGGAAGAGAACATAGTTtttgagggaaaaaaatcaatttttttccacaagGTCAGTATCAGTGTATGGGGCACTGGCAGCCAACGACTCCTTCAATGCTCAATCTCTCTTCCAGTCAGTTGGAAGGTTTGTTGGCGTCTTTACTGGATCCTTTGCGATAGGTGGTCTGTTTGGTGTCTCCACAGCGTTTGTATCCTTTTCTGTATGAAGCTGACAACTTGTACCACCAATGAAGGGTAGGTCTGCTTGTTAATTGGAAGGTTCTTGCTTACAATTGTCTGTGattcatgttttttaatttgaatgtgtatatgtgtgctcACATGCCTGCGaatgtgttggttttttttagttCTATATAATGCACATTAACATATTCTCTTCAAATCACAAATTATCTTTATCTCTCACAAACCTAGCTTTGATGTTTTCTGTGACCTGAACAAGTGCTTCAACTTGATATTCCAATTATCACTTGCTTTATTAATCACTTCTTGTTGCAGCTGATGTTGTACCCACATTGTTTAAGAATTCTGTCATCACTTCTAAGGAAACTCTGCATTGACCCTGATAATCTTAAAAAGCTATCGCCACAAGGTTGTGCTGCTCCAGTTGTTTAACTGCAACTCTAACCACAATTTACTTGAAGCAGTTCAGTGAGAGAGTGAAGTTATCAGAATCATTTGACTCCGACAGCATGCACATTGCATTCTATACTCGCCTTCACATTGTTGACACTGGGGTGAGAATGGATTCGACTGCGCAAGATGCACatgaactttaaaataacaaaacaacctaACTGCATACTATTCTACATGGCTGAATTAAGAGAGGGTCAACTATATATCTTAATGGATGATATATCTCCACTATGACACTCCCCAAGTTGATCTTGTTGGTCTGCTATTGCTGTCCTCCTCGCTCTGCCATTCACCAGACAGGAGCAAGTTGGCAGATGCTCCTTCTCATGCCTCTCTGTTTAGAATTTTCTGCCCCTTTCTCTTTAAATTGTGTTGACATATAAAGTCTTTAAATCTGGCCTCAAAATCCATCTCTTTAGAAAATTTCTGTCATAATCAAGTGTACTATTTGATTTactcttcaattttttttgtatctttatCTGTAGACTTTGTTCATGTTTCAGTGGTGTCATATGTTTTTTGATGCCTTATATTTCTTGCATGGTTGACtgctttttgtaatttttcatgTATAGCACATTGTGCTTGCATCCAGTCAGGAAAATGTGCTTCACAAATTCAGTtaatattattgtcatcatcctGGATATGCGTACATCCATTACTACGCATGCATGTAAACACATACGCATATGCGTGCGCACACACTTACCCTGACTTCAGCTGATAATTATGTGTGATGTGACCTTGACCTCAAAACAGCTGACGAAGTTTACTAAGGTGAAGGAATTTCCTCTGTTGGAGACAGCTCTCTTCTTTCTTATGTCCTACTGCAGCTTCCAGGCAGCTGAGGCTGCAGCTATGACTGGTAGGTTGTCAGTAGTCAAGGTAGGTTGTCAGTACTTCAGAAGCAAATCTTGTTTTCAGGGCTGAAATCACAGAATTAATATTTAGATTATAATCTTTTAATCAGCATGGTATAAACAAGTCCCTGTCATCCAGGAGACTCAAGCAGCAAATGCTTCTGAAATGCCTGATCACCTTTATGAGCACTTTTTTTGCTTGACTACAGCAATGCTTTGCTATAAAAAGTAGATGTACAAGTATGGTAGCTGATGATGCGTTGATATTCTTGCTACGTTTGTAAGTTCAAttctttgtgtgcttttctGGTTATTTGCAATATTGTATACAAGATTGTTTTGACTGTATGTTGTGAGTATTGTGATGAGAATATGTATAACTATGGAGTACGGGGCTTGGTAAATATAagtttcatttctctctttttttttttatcaggcaTTGTAGCTGTTCTGTTCTGTGGAATCACACAAGCCCACTACACTTACAACAACCTTTCTGTGGAATCAAAGATCAGAACTAAGCAGGTACAATCATCATTTttgtatcttgcttttcttcaaTTATTGTAGAAATTTTTTCCGTTATCTTTGTTGGTCTGTTTTtgccatttcatttttatttttactttttttcagtttaatgCTTGAGGGTTTGTTAGTTCTGTTTCTCCGTTTGTTTCCCTACTCTTTCAATCTTAGTATGTCTGTCCAagtcttttgttgcttcttaTTAGTGTGAGAAAAACTTGCAAACTATGAAATGAGCCCACAGGTAAATGATGCAGTCTTCATTTATATGAGAGTTTAAGGAAAGAAGTGCAGCCACAGTTTTTAATGGATAATTACTGTAGTATAAATTATCAAATGTGGTGCTTTGTGGAAAAGTTTAAGTTCTTGGCATGgcaatgtgtttttaaagatggaagaacttttaataaatgattgttctattttttcctGACTGACAGCTGCTGTATGCATTATCTTGCAGCTGTTTGAACTGGGCAACTTCCTGgcagaaaactttgttttcttgtacattGGTGTGTCAGTATTCACCCTCCAGCCACTGAGGTGGCACGCAGGCTTCATTTTATCCTCATTTGTATCCTTTGATCTTTCTGTGTTGATAATCTATTCAGTAGTTGAGGTCTGTGCAATTGATATTTCATTAATTCTGGAGAAATGAGGATGTTGCAGACCATTTGAGTTTGAACAGAAGCAGTCAGATACagactaacaacaacaacaaaacggTGGAGACAGGAAGATTAGGACTAGTTGGGAGGAGGGAGAAGGTGTAAACTGATTTAAACTGGTGTCATATTAATTTCTGTCTAACCTGCCTCTGTGTGGAAATTTTCTTGTGATGAGGAGCAGATACCAGCACATTGCCCAGGGcttgagaaaaacaacaaaaatgatgaGCTGTTCAGTAAGAAAACTGAGATACTCAAAACACATATTTAGTAAATATTCACCAGTGAAAACAAAGTTATATGGTTGAGATAAAAGTAACATTAgacctgttgcaaaccagaaaaggaagaaaacacagcagaagcacatgtaaacataaaggCCCAACACTTTTATCCGAATCAAAGCAtgattacaaaacataaaatcaaggagagccgatcccATCAGCCTGTTAgtcgaagggacagaactcttaCAAATCTTTTATAAGCCTAAGACAGAATTTGTTGAATAAGTGAAAGTTGCAGTAGAACTCTTGGAATGGTTAACCTTAACGTGAgacaaagcttgctgtgatcATTGGGCGGATGATGAATGTCTACCCTCTCACATTCCTTCTGAACCTGGGGAGAAGCAACAAGATCCGACCCAATTTTCAGCacatgatgatgtttgctggTTAGTCACACTCtccattttagtttttatttcttatcatTCCATCTTCATTTATAAATTTCTCAAAGTTTGTCAGGGTTAAGTTGTCAAGTTTTGGATCAGGGGCTAGTTCAGGAGAGTGTTTATACACTAAAATGATGAAGTGAAGTTCTCGTCATTAGTAAGCATAATTCGTGACAGGAATGGTAGACATTGGTAATATAGCAGAATTCACAGtagaaatgacatttaaaattattttgaattgtgCAACTAGGCTTGCGAGGGGCAGTTGCTTTTGCGTTGGCGATCCGCAACATACAGACAGTCGCCAACCAGCATATGGCAGCAGCCACCATGATGATTGTGTTGGCCACTGTTATTCTTTGCGGAGGCTTCACAACCCCAATGTTGCAGTGGCTGCAGATCAGGTATGCCCTTATGTTTCTGGTAAGGAGGATTATTTCTGTGAGGTGCATGCACCTTAAGACTACTATAACAAGCCCTCGTTAGATTATTGGTAGCAAGCATTATAGAACTGTCAAAAGAACTACTTTTTAgtgtcatatatttttttctaagattctTGCAGCCTGTCATCTTAGAGATGCTTTATAACAGCTggtaatgtttatttgttcacttaAACCTCGTACCCACTGTTTAAAAGAAGACTatggcataaaataaaaaaattaagtcctTGTAAGTTATTGTGTATATACATTGTATAGTCAGCTTGTGTGGACTGCCTTCTGTACATACATGTGTTCATTATTCATCAGTGTATCCACACCTTACAGCTTGAGCAGTCTTGATGGCAAGGCTCAACGAGTCTTCAAAAATCTGTTTAGTTTGTTAACAATACAGTTTTAAGTATAACATGTATGTAAGGGAACACTGTTTGAGCCTTACATAAGAGGATAACATGTAATACAGATACAAGGATAACACAGGTGTAATGGAAACTGTTAGCTCTTGAGATAAGGGATAATATGTAATGCAGATACAAGGTTAACATAGGTGTAGTGGCCCACTTCAGTaactttccctctttttttcagAGTTGGTGTGGAGGATGATGCAACTGTTCACCTGAACCAACTGTCGACTTCGCACAATGTAAATATTGTTAGTTGTTATCACCATGCTTGTAGCACTATGTGTTGACATCATTGCACGGATAGCTGCACTGCCCTATGCTCACACACAGAGGGTAGGGGTGGGCTGTGGGAGGGGGGAGCAGGCTAGAAGGGGTAGAAGTAAAGATGTCTCTTGCATACAAATTGCTTTTTGTACAAAGAACTGATTTTGGCCGCAGGAAGTTactattttaaaagaacaaatttgaGGTTTCAGATGTTTTACTTTACCATTTTCACCCAtatgcaaagtttttttttttttttttttttaaagagaaagaagtgaagtGTTATGTTTTAGTGATATAGCATATAACATTTCAAGCTTGGGTCAGACAGAGACTGGTCCATAAGTAATGTATGTATCAACAGAATATGCAAGAGAatgttatttgaaaatataCCTTAGAGTAGATGAGGTAAGTCTGGAACATGAGTAATGCCATGCACAGAGGCTGACTGCAGACTTTGCTGTGAGCCGTGACACTGCTTGTCCACACATTCACCTATTGCATCAACAGTGTGTTCATGGTCCAGAATACCCGATGCTTTGAATCACTGCACTGAAGTAATCTGCTGTTTATTGTAAAGTAGCCAAACGCAAACAGCAAGCGTCCATCAATGCATGCAGTTCACAAATCACACATCCTTTCAAGCCCCTCAGCAGGGCATCTCAACATTAATCCTTACTGGCTGAGTACCAGATGAAAGCCCTTTGTCCAAGTTGAATGTAACTGGCTGAGTACCAGATGAAAGATATTTGGAAAAATTAAGTTTAACTGGTTGAGTACCAGATGAAGGACACTTAGCCAAACTTGTGTAAGagcttgctgttgttgttgcccGTGATAACAGGCTGCACATCGCCAGTATAACTCCATGGAAGTCTCCGGCTCTGGCAGGCCTACAGCCCATTCCTTCTCGGTTTGTGTCTATCTGTATCCCACACCCAGTGGCATGCCGCACCTTtctttttagcttttcttttcctcctcatCACACAGCTTTGTTGGCCTTTTATTGCTCATTGTATGGCGAGtttgagtgcatgtgtgtgtatgtgtacgcatgtgtgtgcacacttgACTAAAGCCATTGGATTGCTGATCATCCCTGTATATTTGGGGTTCCTCAAAATACCGTAATGTAATGATAGTTTCATAGTGAGAAGCTATCGACTATGAAGTTTTGCTTAAAAATATGCATCCAAAAATTGCATGTTTCAGCAGTCAGAATGTGtgcatgttctttctttttattttggtgtttgtcactattttgtaagttttgtttgtagTGTCTGTTCAACTCCTAATCCATCACAACAGTCAAAACAACATCATAATATGACACAAGATTTTTCATACTTTCTTtcaatgaacaaaaacaaagtcagTATTAACCAACACCATCCTGACTACTAAGGCGAATAaagcaccaaaaataaaaatggcaatACAGAGCAGTATGTTTATCTTGAAGTTTTCATGCTGTATTTAGGCTCCTTGTGCAGTGTTCAAGGTGCCAGAAATCCTCTTTGCTGTTTTGGCATgagaaattaaaagcaaatcaACCTTTCAAATCTTCCCCTCCAATAGCTTGCTTTTCTAAATTATCTCTTGAATGGTGATGAGCTATGAGCTgttaatgagagagagagaatcttgGGGTGTGTAACTGaagagaaaaagtgttttattaaataacttCAATCTCTATTGCAAGAGCATTTGCAGCTATTTCTTGATATGCAAAACACTTTGCAGTGTTTGAAACTAAGTGTTCTCTTGCAAATTTTAGGCCTTAAAGAAACCTCTGCTATGCTTGAGTTTTGAGATACATCTACTTAGCAGGAGAGTGAGATGTCTATATATTACTGCTTTACAGGCATTCTGTCGATCATCACCATTCTTCTCTCTTGAATGATGCTTTCTGTGTAGTGCATGTTGCTCGATATGAGCTACCACGATTGGGTCTTGTGGGTCAATCATTGATGCAAAACCAGCTTTACTGTTCAGATCAGCTGCTAGTGGACTATAGCTTTCGGATAGCATTCTATCTAAATCATGCACACAGGTTTTATCACTTTTAAAGATTGTAAAGCTATATCATCAGATTTAAGGATTTGGATTTTTTTAGGTTCTGGTTTAATGGTGGCCTTGTAGGCCACAACACCCTTTTAAACTGATTACTACCCCTTTTATATTATCCTTTTTCATTGTGTTGGTTTATATTGTGAGtagtattattataaaacatagGAGTCTTCATTGTTCACCCCTTTAAAGTAAAATAACCTTCTCTTGGCATGATGTAGCCTAAGTTTCTGAGCT encodes the following:
- the LOC112555102 gene encoding sodium/hydrogen exchanger 9-like isoform X3, whose translation is MASRTFVCLTAALLCIKTSTMGLPEDEIKPSIDTKAASKHSIDSLTILMLLGLLLLTILTVWFFKYRRFRFVHETGLSMLYGLIVGVIIRYTSSPNATQGYATAVVTDNTTYYSDSPPDIVYINFSVRNTTNQLRIKYDLAGTVNIPVTEPPLERTVTFDPEIFFNVMLPVIIFEAGYSMKRRHFFRNLGAIMTYALIGTTISCLVVGGILYGMTSLMYDISFNLTESIYFGAIISATDPVTVLAIFHDLHVDVDLYALVFGESVLNDAVAIVLSESVSVYGALAANDSFNAQSLFQSVGRFVGVFTGSFAIGGLFGVSTAFLTKFTKVKEFPLLETALFFLMSYCSFQAAEAAAMTGIVAVLFCGITQAHYTYNNLSVESKIRTKQLFELGNFLAENFVFLYIGVSVFTLQPLRWHAGFILSSFLAVIIGRMMNVYPLTFLLNLGRSNKIRPNFQHMMMFAGLRGAVAFALAIRNIQTVANQHMAAATMMIVLATVILCGGFTTPMLQWLQIRVGVEDDATVHLNQLSTSHNAAHRQYNSMEVSGSGRPTAHSFSQQMTASGIQMSGSRSEKAWLVGKWYNFDMRFMKPLLTHARPSLMDTMPKCCLPLARLLTTEEQLSQGICNENDSDVDMIIDPNHLSLDGVSDNRVPADQMTVVDDTVRKEAMQVVHDESQRGDLGLGQTNEPLVWRIGIYGPPGDKV
- the LOC112555102 gene encoding sodium/hydrogen exchanger 9-like isoform X6; this translates as MASRTFVCLTAALLCIKTSTMGLPEDEIKPSIDTKAASKHSIDSLTILMLLGLLLLTILTVWFFKYRRFRFVHETGLSMLYGLIVGVIIRYTSSPNATQGYATAVVTDNTTYYSDSPPDIVYINFSVRNTTNQLRIKYDLAGTVNIPVTEPPLERTVTFDPEIFFNVMLPVIIFEAGYSMKRRHFFRNLGAIMTYALIGTTISCLVVGGILYGMTSLMYDISFNLTESIYFGAIISATDPVTVLAIFHDLHVDVDLYALVFGESVLNDAVAIVLSESVSVYGALAANDSFNAQSLFQSVGRFVGVFTGSFAIGGLFGVSTAFLTKFTKVKEFPLLETALFFLMSYCSFQAAEAAAMTGIVAVLFCGITQAHYTYNNLSVESKIRTKQLFELGNFLAENFVFLYIGVSVFTLQPLRWHAGFILSSFLAVIIGRMMNVYPLTFLLNLGRSNKIRPNFQHMMMFAGLRGAVAFALAIRNIQTVANQHMAAATMMIVLATVILCGGFTTPMLQWLQIRVGVEDDATVHLNQLSTSHNAAHRQYNSMEVSGSGRPTAHSFSFGEDGCSSPVSPLLCITGKQQMTASGIQMSGSRSEKAWLVGKWYNFDMRFMKPLLTHARPSLMDTMPKCCLPLARLLTTEEQLSQGICNENDSDVDMIIDPNHLSLDGVSDNRVPADQMTVVDDTVRKEAMQMDMDI
- the LOC112555102 gene encoding sodium/hydrogen exchanger 9-like isoform X1 produces the protein MASRTFVCLTAALLCIKTSTMGLPEDEIKPSIDTKAASKHSIDSLTILMLLGLLLLTILTVWFFKYRRFRFVHETGLSMLYGLIVGVIIRYTSSPNATQGYATAVVTDNTTYYSDSPPDIVYINFSVRNTTNQLRIKYDLAGTVNIPVTEPPLERTVTFDPEIFFNVMLPVIIFEAGYSMKRRHFFRNLGAIMTYALIGTTISCLVVGGILYGMTSLMYDISFNLTESIYFGAIISATDPVTVLAIFHDLHVDVDLYALVFGESVLNDAVAIVLSESVSVYGALAANDSFNAQSLFQSVGRFVGVFTGSFAIGGLFGVSTAFLTKFTKVKEFPLLETALFFLMSYCSFQAAEAAAMTGIVAVLFCGITQAHYTYNNLSVESKIRTKQLFELGNFLAENFVFLYIGVSVFTLQPLRWHAGFILSSFLAVIIGRMMNVYPLTFLLNLGRSNKIRPNFQHMMMFAGLRGAVAFALAIRNIQTVANQHMAAATMMIVLATVILCGGFTTPMLQWLQIRVGVEDDATVHLNQLSTSHNAAHRQYNSMEVSGSGRPTAHSFSFGEDGCSSPVSPLLCITGKQQMTASGIQMSGSRSEKAWLVGKWYNFDMRFMKPLLTHARPSLMDTMPKCCLPLARLLTTEEQLSQGICNENDSDVDMIIDPNHLSLDGVSDNRVPADQMTVVDDTVRKEAMQVVHDESQRGDLGLGQTNEPLVWRIGIYGPPGDKV
- the LOC112555102 gene encoding sodium/hydrogen exchanger 9-like isoform X2, with translation MASRTFVCLTAALLCIKTSTMGLPEDEIKPSIDTKAASKHSIDSLTILMLLGLLLLTILTVWFFKYRRFRFVHETGLSMLYGLIVGVIIRYTSSPNATQGYATAVVTDNTTYYSDSPPDIVYINFSVRNTTNQLRIKYDLAGTVNIPVTEPPLERTVTFDPEIFFNVMLPVIIFEAGYSMKRRHFFRNLGAIMTYALIGTTISCLVVGGILYGMTSLMYDISFNLTESIYFGAIISATDPVTVLAIFHDLHVDVDLYALVFGESVLNDAVAIVLSESVSVYGALAANDSFNAQSLFQSVGRFVGVFTGSFAIGGLFGVSTAFLTKFTKVKEFPLLETALFFLMSYCSFQAAEAAAMTGIVAVLFCGITQAHYTYNNLSVESKIRTKQLFELGNFLAENFVFLYIGVSVFTLQPLRWHAGFILSSFLAVIIGRMMNVYPLTFLLNLGRSNKIRPNFQHMMMFAGLRGAVAFALAIRNIQTVANQHMAAATMMIVLATVILCGGFTTPMLQWLQIRVGVEDDATVHLNQLSTSHNAAHRQYNSMEVSGSGRPTAHSFSFGEDGCSSPVSPLLCITGKQQMTASGIQMSGSRSEKAWLVGKWYNFDMRFMKPLLTHARPSLMDTMPKCCLPLARLLTTEEQLSQGICNENDSDVDMIIDPNHLSLDGVSDNRVPADQMTVVDDTVRKEAMQFEDRQLGQFDADDKPLTP
- the LOC112555102 gene encoding sodium/hydrogen exchanger 9-like isoform X5 — encoded protein: MASRTFVCLTAALLCIKTSTMGLPEDEIKPSIDTKAASKHSIDSLTILMLLGLLLLTILTVWFFKYRRFRFVHETGLSMLYGLIVGVIIRYTSSPNATQGYATAVVTDNTTYYSDSPPDIVYINFSVRNTTNQLRIKYDLAGTVNIPVTEPPLERTVTFDPEIFFNVMLPVIIFEAGYSMKRRHFFRNLGAIMTYALIGTTISCLVVGGILYGMTSLMYDISFNLTESIYFGAIISATDPVTVLAIFHDLHVDVDLYALVFGESVLNDAVAIVLSESVSVYGALAANDSFNAQSLFQSVGRFVGVFTGSFAIGGLFGVSTAFLTKFTKVKEFPLLETALFFLMSYCSFQAAEAAAMTGIVAVLFCGITQAHYTYNNLSVESKIRTKQLFELGNFLAENFVFLYIGVSVFTLQPLRWHAGFILSSFLAVIIGRMMNVYPLTFLLNLGRSNKIRPNFQHMMMFAGLRGAVAFALAIRNIQTVANQHMAAATMMIVLATVILCGGFTTPMLQWLQIRVGVEDDATVHLNQLSTSHNAAHRQYNSMEVSGSGRPTAHSFSFGEDGCSSPVSPLLCITGKQQMTASGIQMSGSRSEKAWLVGKWYNFDMRFMKPLLTHARPSLMDTMPKCCLPLARLLTTEEQLSQGICNENDSDVDMIIDPNHLSLDGVSDNRVPADQMTVVDDTVRKEAMQLENESPFLKF
- the LOC112555102 gene encoding sodium/hydrogen exchanger 9-like isoform X7, giving the protein MASRTFVCLTAALLCIKTSTMGLPEDEIKPSIDTKAASKHSIDSLTILMLLGLLLLTILTVWFFKYRRFRFVHETGLSMLYGLIVGVIIRYTSSPNATQGYATAVVTDNTTYYSDSPPDIVYINFSVRNTTNQLRIKYDLAGTVNIPVTEPPLERTVTFDPEIFFNVMLPVIIFEAGYSMKRRHFFRNLGAIMTYALIGTTISCLVVGGILYGMTSLMYDISFNLTESIYFGAIISATDPVTVLAIFHDLHVDVDLYALVFGESVLNDAVAIVLSESVSVYGALAANDSFNAQSLFQSVGRFVGVFTGSFAIGGLFGVSTAFLTKFTKVKEFPLLETALFFLMSYCSFQAAEAAAMTGIVAVLFCGITQAHYTYNNLSVESKIRTKQLFELGNFLAENFVFLYIGVSVFTLQPLRWHAGFILSSFLAVIIGRMMNVYPLTFLLNLGRSNKIRPNFQHMMMFAGLRGAVAFALAIRNIQTVANQHMAAATMMIVLATVILCGGFTTPMLQWLQIRVGVEDDATVHLNQLSTSHNQQMTASGIQMSGSRSEKAWLVGKWYNFDMRFMKPLLTHARPSLMDTMPKCCLPLARLLTTEEQLSQGICNENDSDVDMIIDPNHLSLDGVSDNRVPADQMTVVDDTVRKEAMQVVHDESQRGDLGLGQTNEPLVWRIGIYGPPGDKV
- the LOC112555102 gene encoding sodium/hydrogen exchanger 9-like isoform X4 translates to MASRTFVCLTAALLCIKTSTMGLPEDEIKPSIDTKAASKHSIDSLTILMLLGLLLLTILTVWFFKYRRFRFVHETGLSMLYGLIVGVIIRYTSSPNATQGYATAVVTDNTTYYSDSPPDIVYINFSVRNTTNQLRIKYDLAGTVNIPVTEPPLERTVTFDPEIFFNVMLPVIIFEAGYSMKRRHFFRNLGAIMTYALIGTTISCLVVGGILYGMTSLMYDISFNLTESIYFGAIISATDPVTVLAIFHDLHVDVDLYALVFGESVLNDAVAIVLSESVSVYGALAANDSFNAQSLFQSVGRFVGVFTGSFAIGGLFGVSTAFLTKFTKVKEFPLLETALFFLMSYCSFQAAEAAAMTGIVAVLFCGITQAHYTYNNLSVESKIRTKQLFELGNFLAENFVFLYIGVSVFTLQPLRWHAGFILSSFLAVIIGRMMNVYPLTFLLNLGRSNKIRPNFQHMMMFAGLRGAVAFALAIRNIQTVANQHMAAATMMIVLATVILCGGFTTPMLQWLQIRVGVEDDATVHLNQLSTSHNFGEDGCSSPVSPLLCITGKQQMTASGIQMSGSRSEKAWLVGKWYNFDMRFMKPLLTHARPSLMDTMPKCCLPLARLLTTEEQLSQGICNENDSDVDMIIDPNHLSLDGVSDNRVPADQMTVVDDTVRKEAMQVVHDESQRGDLGLGQTNEPLVWRIGIYGPPGDKV